From the genome of Scytonema hofmannii PCC 7110, one region includes:
- a CDS encoding RNA recognition motif domain-containing protein — protein sequence MSVRLYIGNLPKEEIDRQELQAVFAAEGDAVTTKLIKDRKTGKCRGFGFLTVNNDEQADQIIEKYNGFLFKDSAIKLEKALPRTKGGEEGGEEQPSPAKAPSQGGSSHAAPIQKEGGNRREKSAKKSRRGGGARENVPSASGNTDDTIRPDPRWANQLEKLKQMLAAQTTS from the coding sequence ATGTCCGTTCGCCTATACATAGGTAATTTGCCAAAAGAAGAAATAGATCGTCAAGAATTACAAGCAGTCTTTGCAGCTGAAGGTGATGCTGTCACCACTAAACTGATTAAAGACCGCAAAACTGGCAAATGCCGTGGTTTTGGTTTTTTGACGGTAAATAATGATGAGCAAGCAGACCAAATTATTGAAAAATACAATGGTTTCTTGTTCAAAGATTCCGCTATTAAGCTAGAAAAAGCTCTACCTCGAACTAAAGGTGGGGAAGAAGGTGGCGAAGAGCAACCAAGTCCGGCTAAAGCACCAAGTCAAGGTGGAAGCAGCCATGCAGCTCCCATACAAAAAGAGGGGGGTAACCGTAGAGAAAAAAGCGCTAAAAAGTCCCGTCGTGGTGGCGGCGCTAGAGAGAATGTTCCTAGTGCATCTGGAAACACAGATGACACTATTCGTCCAGATCCTCGCTGGGCTAATCAGTTGGAAAAACTCAAGCAAATGCTGGCGGCACAAACTACAAGTTAG